The DNA segment TTCCCGAAAAGATCAACATCACAATCATGGATAAAACGACAGCCGTAACCATGACTTGAAAATTTCCGGAAAGCCCTACCGCCGTCACGATCGAATCGACCGAAAAAATGATATCTAGCAGTATCAATTGAAAGATGACTCCCCAAAATGAAATCTTTTCCTTTGCGGATTTGGAATCTTCTTCGGAACCTTCTATTTTTCCGTGAATTTCACTTGTACTTTTTGCGATGAGAAAAAGTCCTCCTCCGAGCATAATCAAATCCCGGCCAGTGACCGCGAAATCAAATGCGGAAAATAACGGAGAGGTGAGGGAGGCGATCCAACTGACCGCGAATAATAATCCGATTCTAAAACCCAAAGCAAGAGTTAGGCCTACGTTTCTCGCTTTGGCTTGTTGATTTTTGGGAAGTTTTCCGGCTATGATCGATAAAAAAACGATATTATCGATCCCGAGTACGATCTCCATCAGGGTCAAAGTAAAAATGGCAACGAGTTTATCGGGAGTGAGTAGTTCCATGCAAATGCAATTAATTTTTCGAAAACTAAGAAATCAATCGATTTACAAGAGAGTTTGAGAGGGGCATACTGTAGGTTGTAGGTATGGAATTTCTTCCGGAAGGTTTCAGAACGAGGGAAACGGTTGGGATACACTTGAGAAACAAGGTCATTCTTTCTTGTTTGCCTCCTCGTCTTTGTCTTTTGGTATTTCTCAGACATTCCGGCTGTATTTTTAGCAGAGAGGCGGTTCATGATCTCCGGGAAATTTCCGAAACCTGTCTTTCTTTTCCTCCGATTTTATTTTTTTTTCCGGGAAACTTGGAAGAAACCCGGAATTTTTTTGAGGGAACCTGGGAAGACGCTTCCGTCGTCTCCGATACAAATGTGGAATTTTATCAGGATCTCGGTCTGTCTAACGCAGGTTTGCTTCAGCTCGCCGGCCCGGAAGTTTTAGTGGCAACCGCAAGAGCCACTCTCAAAGGTTTTTTTTACGGGATTCCCGGGCGAAATTCTCTGAGAATGCCGGGTGCTTATCTCGTGGTTCAGGATCGTATCGTTTGGGAACATTCCTACAGACATATTGGAGATCACCCGGATTGGAAAAATCTGCCAGGCGTCCGATTGATTCCCGGAGCCGAGTTCGGACCGGATGCGCTTCCCGCTTAGGGGAATCTGGATTCTTTCATTTTTAGTAAATCGGCTTTTAGGGACTTCGTGGGATTTACCCGGAAGATGAGGAATTATTCTTCTATTCTCTTGGGGGATCCTCTCAAAATCTGGAAGAATCAAGTTCAGGTTCCCATTGCACACTATAGAAAATTTTTCCGATTTGCCTCTTGCTCCTCCCATTCAACGTTCGATCCAAGACGTAGGTTATTCGAAACCGACTCCGATTCAAATTCAAGCGATTCCTCCCCTTTTGGAGGGCCATGATCTTTTGGGTTGCGCTCAGACCGGAACCGGAAAAACCGCGGCCTTTGCTCTTCCGATTCTTCATCGATTGTTTATCAATCAAAGAAAGGCCTCTCCCAAGCAGGCGCGAGTTTTGGTTCTGACTCCTACAAGGGAACTTGCGATTCAGGTTCATGACAGTTTTAAGGTTTATGGTCAACATTTGAAATTGAAGACAGCTGTCATCTTCGGAGGAGTCGGTCAAAGTCCTCAGGTGAAAAGTCTTTCTACCGGAGTTGACGTTCTCGTCGCGACACCGGGGAGACTCGTGGATCTGATCGATCAAAGATTTTTGAGTCTCAGCGAATTGGAGGTTTTTGTTTTGGATGAAGCGGATCGGATGCTCGACATGGGTTTTATTCATTCCATTCGAAAGATCATCGCGATGTTGCCGAAAAAACGCCATAATCTTTTTTTCTCGGCTACGATGCCTCCCGATATCGAAAAGTTAGCCGCAACCATACTTGTCAAACCAGTTCGTATCGAGGTGACCCCGGTTTCCTCCACAGTAGAACTGATTCGACAATCCGTTTTGTTTGTGGATTCCGATAAAAAAAAGGATCTTCTCAAAAGTCTTTTTAAGAATCCGGATCTAAAACGCGTGATCGTATTTACAAAGACAAAACACGGAGCCAATAAGGTTTCGGAATTATTGGGAAAGGACGGGATCTCTGTAGATGTGATTCATGGAAACAAATCCCAGTCCGCGAGACAAAGGGCTCTCGAAGATTTTAGAGCGGGAAAGATCAGGGCTTTGATCGCCACCGATATCGCTGCGAGAGGGATCGATATCGACGATATCTCTCACGTGATCAATTTCGAAATCCCGAATATTCCGGAAAGTTACGTACATAGAATCGGAAGAACCGCAAGAGCGGGGACCCGGGGTGTGGCCATTTCGTTGTGCGATTTAGAAGAACGTTCCTTTGTGCGGGACATAGAAAGAGTGATCGGACAAAAAATTCCAGTCAATCAACAGCAGCCATTCCATTCGGAAAATGTAATGCACTTTACCGGAACGATCAAGCCGAAGGCTCCGAATCGCGGAAGACAACAGTCAAGACCGCATTCTCATTCTACTCCGAGTCGAAAAAAAACGAATTCTTCGTTCAAACAACGATCGTTTCGTTAGGACTTTGTAGGAGCTCCCACGATTCTCCGTGAAAGTTGTGGGCCCCACCCTTGTGACGCGACCCATAGAAAGCGGAACATTGAGTTACGTTAGGGTGGAGGTGGTGGGCTAACTCAGTGCAACGCTCACTACGGATCGCGTCGCAGGGAAAGAGTTGGGAGATTTTCCTCTATCAGAAAATCATACTTTTCTCAAGCAAAATATTCTTTCCGATTTTGTAGGAGCTCCCACGATCCTCCGTGAAACCTCCGGATTCTTATCTCACGACCATAACCGAACAGTTCGCGTGGTGAACGATCCGATCCGATACGGAACCTACCAAGAATCTTCCGACTGCCGACAAACCTCTTGAGCCGATTACAATCATATCATAATTTCCTTTGGAGGCGGTTTCCACGATCGTGTCCGCGGGGTATCCCTCAAGGACCAAACGATCCCACTTAATTTCGGGGGATTCGTCCAAAGGAGAGTGGATTTTTTCAAACCTTTGTTCGGAGATCCATTTGACCCTGTCCTTTCCTTCGGGAGCCCTTTCGTAGTAACCGGGGAGAGGACCGAATTCCTCTACAACTTCTAAGATCGTAAGACTCGCGTTTGCCGCTTTTGCGATTGCGATCGCCATCTCCAGAGCTTTTTTAGAACTCTCGGAACCGTCTACAGGAACCAGTATTTTTTTGATCAATCTTTGCATATTCTTTCTCTTCCGCAAAGAGTGTATCCCTTTGGAGTCGTTTTCCAATCAAAAAAAACGTTAAATTTATGTTTTTAGGGTTTGATTTTGATCAAAGGGAGAATCAGACCAAGAAGGAAATGTTGGACAACCGAGACTGTAACTTGGTTTCTTACGATTTATGAAACAAAAAACAGACTTTGACATTATATTAGTAAATTCTTATTTAGAATATAAACGATCCGGAGACTCGGACGATTTGGTTTTGCAGGCGGAATTTTGGATTCGTAAAATCGCCGTTTACAAATATTATTTGGACGAAGACGGACGAGCCGAGGTGTTGCTCAAATTTATTCAGAAAATTGAATATTTTTCGGAGATTTACGAACGGGGCGGTTTTAAAAACTTTTCCGCGTTTGCGATCGTTTTTTGGAAACATCTCATTTACAATCAATGGAAAAAAGAGGCCCGTCTTCTCAAAAAAGCGCCTTTATTTTTGGATCCGGACGGTTTGGAGGCTTCTTCGATCTATGAGCCGGGTTTTGAATCCGAGATTCCTCCTTTCAAGATATTTCTTGTGGAAGTTTTGAAAAATCTGGATCCGAGAGGGATTCTAATTTTTAAATTAAAACATAATTTATTTTTAGAAAGAAGGGACGTATTTTTGCTCAAAAGTATTCTTTTGGCAAGTGGAACCGCGATTCGTGACTTTTTAAAAGATCGAAGAGAAAGACAATATCGAATTCGAAGCAGAGAGTTGAGTCTTTTGGAAAGGATGGAAATTTCGCATCAGATTTTGTTCTCCACGCGAAAGGACGCAACCGCGGTCTCTTCCAAGATCAAACAAAAGCTTAGAAAAAAACTTTTAAAAGCGGATTCGATTTATACGTTTCAAGAGATTGCGGATTGGTTTGGATGGAACAAATCCGTGATTAAAAAACTCTATCATCCGATCATGAAGTCTTTAAAAAACGCAGGAATCGATTTGGAACCATTCCAGGAAACGGGGCAAAGACGCGCCGCTTAATTCTGAAAACGTGTTGTCGATCAAATCGAATTTTTTTCGTTCGTTAGAATCGGGAAAAAGGTCTTGTTGGACGATGAGAAACTATTCTACCGTTTGTATTTGTGTCAGAAATCGGTCTTTTTATCGATATGCGGTTGGAAGTTGAATTTTAGAAAATTCCGCATTCCGATCTGTTTACAGAAAAAAACGGTGACGTCTTATTCAAGATAAAGAATCGATTCAATAGAATGAATTTTCCGGAAGGTGAGATTCTAAATTTTAATCAAAAGAGCCGAAAATGAATCATGCAGAATCTCGTAAACTCAGATGGAAACTAACGGTAGGTTTGGAATTACTTACTTCAATTTTGGCCGTTCCTTTGGCGGTTCTGTTTGTAATTTCCGCAGGCGGTTATGACTTCGATCAATCGATCGCCTTGATCGTTGGCTCTACGATTGCCTTACTTTGTTCTTACATCGTTCCTGGTGTCCGTTTTTTTGTGCTTGGTCGAATTTTAAAGGATCTCAAGGATTCGAGATGGTTCAATCTGAATTCACAACAAAAAACTTTGGTTAAAACGAAGATTCTCAATTTCCCGGTTTATAACACATTCTTTTATCTCATCCAATGGAGTTTGGGCATTCCTTTCACCTGGAAGTTCATGCATCTATTTTTTACTCCAACGTTTTTAGAATCGATTCCCTTCTTTTTTTTACCGGCGATCATCTATCCGATTCTGGGAGTCTCTCATTTCTTTTTGGCGGAATCCACATTTGTCGATATTTTAGAATCGGATCGTTTGAACGAGATAGAGACAGATTCTTCGCAAATCATTACGATCGGAGTTCATACGAGAATTTTCAGCACAATCGCGGCGATTGCGACGCTGCCAATCGTGATCCTAGGTTATTTGTTATTTGAGGAAACCTCGGGCTGGGTCAAACTCGGAGACATTACGATTCCGTTAATTCTCACCTTGATCTTTATGTTGATTGCGGTTGCGGTTGCGTCGTATCAGCTTTCGTCCACGATTCGGAGAAATTCGGAAAATATGATTCGGATCTTCGGTGAAATGTCGAACGGAAGTTTGACTCAGGTTCTTCCTATGGTATCTAGCGACGAACTCGGATCCAATAGTCGCGCGTTAAACGAATTTGTAAAACGACTTCGGATTATCGTAAAGAGTGTTATGAGAGAAGCGAATAAACTTTCGGAGAGTTCCAAAGTTCTCGGAGAGAACACGAGAGAGTTATCAAAAAAAATGCAGGACCAAGCTGCTTCCACGGAAGAAATGAGCTCCGGTGTGGAAGAAATTACTGCGTCGATCCAATCCACCGCGACAAGAGCGGATGGTCAGACTCAGATTGCAAAAAAGGCGCAGAAATCTCTGATTGATCTTGAGGAAAGGATCCGGCAAGTGCATACGGCTCTTCTGGAAACAAAGACGGATGCGGATCGTATGAAAACGGAAACGAAAAGCGGGGAATACGCGCTTTTCGGAACTCAAAAAGCCATGGAAGCGATCGAAGAAAGCACTGCGAAGATGGGAGCAACCGTAAACGTAATCAAAGAGATCACGGATCGAATCGGTTTGCTTTCATTAAACGCGGCTATCGAAGCAGCCAGGGCGGGGGAAGCCGGTAAGGGTTTTGCCGTTGTCGCTCAAGAAATCGCCAAGCTCGGAGAACAGACTCAGGACAATGCGAAACGTATCACGGCGGCGATCTCCGAAGCGTTGAGCGCAACGAGGAGCGGAAGGGAAGTCATCGAATCTACTCAGACGGTGTTCAAGCGAATCGGAGATACCGTTGCGACCACATTGGATCGAGTTTCGGAAGTGGCAACGTTATCCGATTCTCAGCTTTTGGCGAGCGAACAGGTGAAGTCGGCATTTACGGAACTTTCCCGTTCCTCGGACGAGATTCGAAATCATACTCAAGAACAGGCGTTGACTTCTACGGAATTTTCCAAAACGATCGGTTCAATTTCGGAAACCACCGAGTTTTTAAATCAAGTGGTGAATGAGATCGACGACTTGGCCGGAAAACTAAACGGACAAGCAGGAAAACTCAAATCCGAAGTCGAGTTTTTCAAAACGTGAGAATCGAATTCGTCTTTCAATCGGAAGAATTTACGATCAGTCGCAGATAAAATCGAATCATTTCTTCGAAATTCGTAATCGAAATTCTTTCGTCGATTCCGTGAAATCGATTTATGTCGTCGGGGCCGACTCGAACGGGAAAAAATCGATACACATTTTCGGAGACGAGTCCGTAGTGCGCCGAGTCGGTATAAGCCGAAACCATCGCAGGAGCGACAATCGCGTTTGGAATCGTTTCTTGAATGGAACGACGAATCGTTTCAAAACCCTTGGAGCTTGTGCTGGAAATTGAGGATGGTTCGAAAATCGTATCGGGAGAAATCAAACGTATTCTTTCATCTTCTAAAATGCGTCGAGTCCAATTTAGAACGTCTTGATGCGTGTCTCCTTGGATGATTCGAAAGTTTACGGTCGCTTGGGCGGTTGCAGGAAGAACATTGTCCTTAAATCCTCCGAAGATCTTTGTTATTGCGGTGGTAGTATGCAATTGCGCCCTAGTAGAATTTTTTTCGCTCAATTTAGATTTCAAGATGGGACCGAAGAGCCATAGATTGCTCATGATCCATCGCGAACTGAAATTCATTTCCGGAGCCAACCATTCGAATGTGGTTCTTGGAACCTCTCCGAGAGAAAGAGGGAATTGATTTTTTTCCAAACGAGACAAACCGGAACTGAGAATTCCGACCGCTGTTTCAAGAGGAGGCATGGAAGAATGTCCGCCTTCTTTGAGATCGGTTTCGAGTCCGAGAGAAATATATCCTTTACCTGCAATTCCGACTAACGCGATCGGTTTTTCGATCCCGGGAATCAAACCTTCCGCGATCACCTGCCCCTCGTCCAAAATGTATTCGAAACGGATGTTTCTTTTTTGGAAAACTTCGGTGATCGCCTTGGCTCCGAGTTTACCGTAGATCGTTTCTTCGTCTTGCCCGATCGCGATAAAGATGGAGCGTTCTGGGAGATATCCTTGTTTCAAAAGAATTTCAACGGATTCTAATATTGCAAAAAGACTACTTTTATTGTCCCAGGATCCTCTTCCCCAGATAAAACCGTCACTGACCTCTCCGCCAAACGGAGAATGGGTCCAGAGCGAAATCGTAGAAGGATCCACGTCCACTACGTCCGAATGGACACAAAGAAGAATCGGTTTTGAATTTTGATTTCTACCTTTCCATTCGTAAAAGAAAGAGGCGTTACTCACATTTGTCTTTTTGAGTTTGGAGTTTATCATTGGATAACTTTTACGAATATGTTCGTTCAAAGCCTGGAATTGGTCCGAGTTTGCGTTTGGATTCTCCAAAGAAGAAACCGTTTTATATCGTATGGCGGCGGAGAGACGGCGGATCGCGTCTTTGATCGGAATCGTTTTCGTTAAAACCGGGTCATAATGAGTCTGAAATGATTTTGCTCGAAATACGTTGACGAGGGTAATCGATAATACAAAAGCAAGGAGGCAAAGCGGAATCAGAATGAACTTTTTCATGATTTAGTGTTTGAACTCCTTGGTTTGTCTATCCAAAGCGATTTTTCCGAGAGACATGGATATAAATTCAAACAGAGGATTGGATTGTTGTTCTCTAAACTTTTGAATCATCATGTCCAAATCTTTTTTCATATACAATTTTCCTTGAGTGATTACCGCATAGAGAGAGGAAGTTTTTGATAAATCATCGATGGGATT comes from the Leptospira sp. WS92.C1 genome and includes:
- a CDS encoding TerC family protein, with protein sequence MELLTPDKLVAIFTLTLMEIVLGIDNIVFLSIIAGKLPKNQQAKARNVGLTLALGFRIGLLFAVSWIASLTSPLFSAFDFAVTGRDLIMLGGGLFLIAKSTSEIHGKIEGSEEDSKSAKEKISFWGVIFQLILLDIIFSVDSIVTAVGLSGNFQVMVTAVVLSMIVMLIFSGTVSDFINEHPTMKILALSFLIMIGAMLFADGLHFHIPKGYIYFSMSFSLGVELINMKIRKGISKKR
- a CDS encoding SelL-related redox protein, with product MEFLPEGFRTRETVGIHLRNKVILSCLPPRLCLLVFLRHSGCIFSREAVHDLREISETCLSFPPILFFFPGNLEETRNFFEGTWEDASVVSDTNVEFYQDLGLSNAGLLQLAGPEVLVATARATLKGFFYGIPGRNSLRMPGAYLVVQDRIVWEHSYRHIGDHPDWKNLPGVRLIPGAEFGPDALPA
- a CDS encoding DEAD/DEAH box helicase, with the translated sequence MHTIENFSDLPLAPPIQRSIQDVGYSKPTPIQIQAIPPLLEGHDLLGCAQTGTGKTAAFALPILHRLFINQRKASPKQARVLVLTPTRELAIQVHDSFKVYGQHLKLKTAVIFGGVGQSPQVKSLSTGVDVLVATPGRLVDLIDQRFLSLSELEVFVLDEADRMLDMGFIHSIRKIIAMLPKKRHNLFFSATMPPDIEKLAATILVKPVRIEVTPVSSTVELIRQSVLFVDSDKKKDLLKSLFKNPDLKRVIVFTKTKHGANKVSELLGKDGISVDVIHGNKSQSARQRALEDFRAGKIRALIATDIAARGIDIDDISHVINFEIPNIPESYVHRIGRTARAGTRGVAISLCDLEERSFVRDIERVIGQKIPVNQQQPFHSENVMHFTGTIKPKAPNRGRQQSRPHSHSTPSRKKTNSSFKQRSFR
- a CDS encoding universal stress protein — protein: MQRLIKKILVPVDGSESSKKALEMAIAIAKAANASLTILEVVEEFGPLPGYYERAPEGKDRVKWISEQRFEKIHSPLDESPEIKWDRLVLEGYPADTIVETASKGNYDMIVIGSRGLSAVGRFLVGSVSDRIVHHANCSVMVVR
- a CDS encoding sigma-70 family RNA polymerase sigma factor, giving the protein MKQKTDFDIILVNSYLEYKRSGDSDDLVLQAEFWIRKIAVYKYYLDEDGRAEVLLKFIQKIEYFSEIYERGGFKNFSAFAIVFWKHLIYNQWKKEARLLKKAPLFLDPDGLEASSIYEPGFESEIPPFKIFLVEVLKNLDPRGILIFKLKHNLFLERRDVFLLKSILLASGTAIRDFLKDRRERQYRIRSRELSLLERMEISHQILFSTRKDATAVSSKIKQKLRKKLLKADSIYTFQEIADWFGWNKSVIKKLYHPIMKSLKNAGIDLEPFQETGQRRAA
- a CDS encoding methyl-accepting chemotaxis protein; the protein is MNHAESRKLRWKLTVGLELLTSILAVPLAVLFVISAGGYDFDQSIALIVGSTIALLCSYIVPGVRFFVLGRILKDLKDSRWFNLNSQQKTLVKTKILNFPVYNTFFYLIQWSLGIPFTWKFMHLFFTPTFLESIPFFFLPAIIYPILGVSHFFLAESTFVDILESDRLNEIETDSSQIITIGVHTRIFSTIAAIATLPIVILGYLLFEETSGWVKLGDITIPLILTLIFMLIAVAVASYQLSSTIRRNSENMIRIFGEMSNGSLTQVLPMVSSDELGSNSRALNEFVKRLRIIVKSVMREANKLSESSKVLGENTRELSKKMQDQAASTEEMSSGVEEITASIQSTATRADGQTQIAKKAQKSLIDLEERIRQVHTALLETKTDADRMKTETKSGEYALFGTQKAMEAIEESTAKMGATVNVIKEITDRIGLLSLNAAIEAARAGEAGKGFAVVAQEIAKLGEQTQDNAKRITAAISEALSATRSGREVIESTQTVFKRIGDTVATTLDRVSEVATLSDSQLLASEQVKSAFTELSRSSDEIRNHTQEQALTSTEFSKTIGSISETTEFLNQVVNEIDDLAGKLNGQAGKLKSEVEFFKT
- a CDS encoding M20/M25/M40 family metallo-hydrolase, whose product is MKKFILIPLCLLAFVLSITLVNVFRAKSFQTHYDPVLTKTIPIKDAIRRLSAAIRYKTVSSLENPNANSDQFQALNEHIRKSYPMINSKLKKTNVSNASFFYEWKGRNQNSKPILLCVHSDVVDVDPSTISLWTHSPFGGEVSDGFIWGRGSWDNKSSLFAILESVEILLKQGYLPERSIFIAIGQDEETIYGKLGAKAITEVFQKRNIRFEYILDEGQVIAEGLIPGIEKPIALVGIAGKGYISLGLETDLKEGGHSSMPPLETAVGILSSGLSRLEKNQFPLSLGEVPRTTFEWLAPEMNFSSRWIMSNLWLFGPILKSKLSEKNSTRAQLHTTTAITKIFGGFKDNVLPATAQATVNFRIIQGDTHQDVLNWTRRILEDERIRLISPDTIFEPSSISSTSSKGFETIRRSIQETIPNAIVAPAMVSAYTDSAHYGLVSENVYRFFPVRVGPDDINRFHGIDERISITNFEEMIRFYLRLIVNSSD